The proteins below are encoded in one region of Caballeronia sp. SL2Y3:
- a CDS encoding MFS transporter translates to MTTAPNQPNQPRWIGRLFPALNEASLRRYLSGQVASVLGSWTQNVTLNLLVYHLSGSAAILALLNFLLYGPQLVVAPVAGSRIRAENARRVTLCVLTASLILTGSLITLSALHLLSVPLILAHALAIGISSAIEVPARQVLLLTSLRDTSLTSNAVAMNTMVYNVGRMVGPTIAGFVYPTLGPRASFAIYALALCFMAICVRSIRLSTDARASRADSSLRDAVGYVMSDAFSARYLPILACIGLFAASYQTLVPLLADRAFHDAARFTGVFFACAGAGSLSSAVLLSSALGPRASARFIAWAPWTAIIALMVLATTSAVGASMPAFYALGFSLTFAATSTNATIQRRCPEHVRGGLVGMYGMAYNGTMPFGYLLVGTISEALGVRHTFAAMAVVLAVGVLSIVAWQRFKLQREGA, encoded by the coding sequence ATGACGACCGCCCCCAATCAGCCGAATCAGCCGCGATGGATCGGCAGGCTCTTTCCCGCCCTCAATGAAGCGTCGCTGCGGCGCTATCTGAGCGGGCAGGTCGCGTCGGTGCTGGGAAGCTGGACGCAGAACGTGACGCTGAATCTGCTCGTGTATCACCTGTCGGGTTCGGCGGCGATTCTGGCGCTGCTCAACTTCCTGTTGTACGGGCCGCAACTCGTCGTCGCGCCCGTCGCCGGATCGCGCATTCGCGCGGAGAATGCGCGTCGCGTGACGCTGTGCGTGCTCACGGCGTCGCTCATTTTGACGGGCAGTCTCATCACGCTGTCCGCATTGCATCTGCTGAGTGTGCCGCTGATTCTCGCGCACGCGCTGGCAATCGGCATTTCGAGTGCGATCGAAGTTCCCGCGCGTCAGGTGTTGCTGCTGACGAGCCTGCGCGATACGAGCCTGACATCGAACGCGGTCGCGATGAACACCATGGTCTACAACGTCGGCCGCATGGTCGGTCCGACGATTGCAGGATTCGTTTATCCGACGCTCGGTCCGCGCGCATCGTTTGCAATCTACGCGCTCGCGCTGTGTTTCATGGCGATATGCGTGCGTTCGATTCGACTGTCCACGGACGCACGCGCCTCGCGCGCGGACAGCAGCTTGCGCGACGCCGTGGGCTACGTGATGTCGGACGCGTTTTCCGCGCGCTATCTGCCGATCCTCGCTTGCATTGGCCTCTTCGCGGCGAGTTACCAGACGCTCGTGCCGCTTCTCGCGGACCGCGCGTTCCACGACGCGGCGCGCTTCACCGGCGTGTTCTTCGCCTGCGCGGGCGCGGGTTCGCTGAGTTCGGCCGTGCTGCTCTCGTCGGCGCTGGGTCCGCGCGCGTCGGCGCGGTTCATCGCGTGGGCGCCGTGGACCGCGATCATCGCGCTGATGGTGCTCGCCACGACGAGCGCGGTAGGCGCATCGATGCCCGCGTTCTACGCGCTCGGCTTCAGCCTCACGTTCGCGGCGACATCGACGAACGCGACCATACAGCGCCGCTGCCCCGAGCACGTTCGCGGCGGACTCGTCGGCATGTACGGCATGGCCTACAACGGGACGATGCCGTTCGGCTATCTGCTCGTCGGCACGATATCCGAGGCGCTCGGCGTGCGCCACACATTCGCGGCGATGGCGGTGGTGCTCGCAGTGGGCGTCCTGTCCATCGTCGCGTGGCAACGATTCAAACTACAGCGCGAAGGCGCATAA
- a CDS encoding MFS transporter, with translation MKTSASVTSGATGTEIGSEIGSEAEGKRYKDITRGEWRSLSLAGLGWTFESYDSFLLSLLLPTLALQFGLSKAQLGLFTSITAAGQILGGILFGYVSDRLGRVRTALLCIGIYSLFSGLLAFAPNEHWFATIRFFGALGMGGTWTAGAALIAETWHASRRGKGGALMQMGLPIGAILAITISGIVSGVNDGLAGHGWRVLFLIGALPFFILFFVARKTPESPIWLERKRARAQATTAPVDAKLNVRGLLTAFMFIFFLQYLYWGVFTWTPTFLVTVKHLDFVHSLKFVLALQFGAIAGFLMFSAFVDRLGRRPMFMAYLLVGAAAVFGYILSSNALVLMVAIFFTGFSVNGIFAGAGPFLAEIIGNTASRGFLMGLAYNGGRLGGFIAPLVIGTLATTAGGFVLGLSTTIVAFIAAAIVVFFAPETRGKTLA, from the coding sequence ATGAAAACCAGCGCTAGCGTCACATCGGGCGCAACCGGAACGGAAATCGGCAGCGAAATCGGCAGCGAAGCCGAAGGGAAGCGTTACAAGGACATCACGCGCGGGGAGTGGCGCTCGCTGTCGCTCGCCGGTCTCGGCTGGACGTTCGAGAGCTACGACTCGTTCCTCCTCTCGCTTCTCTTGCCGACGCTTGCGCTGCAATTCGGTCTGTCGAAAGCCCAGCTCGGGCTTTTCACGAGCATCACGGCAGCCGGGCAGATTCTCGGCGGCATCCTGTTCGGCTACGTGTCAGACCGGCTGGGGCGCGTGCGCACGGCGCTGCTTTGCATCGGCATCTATTCGCTGTTCTCCGGGCTGCTCGCGTTTGCGCCGAACGAGCACTGGTTCGCGACGATCCGCTTCTTCGGCGCGCTCGGCATGGGCGGGACGTGGACGGCGGGCGCGGCGCTCATCGCCGAAACGTGGCACGCGAGCCGCCGCGGCAAGGGCGGCGCGCTGATGCAGATGGGCCTGCCCATCGGCGCGATTCTCGCGATCACGATCTCGGGCATCGTCAGCGGCGTCAACGACGGTCTCGCGGGCCACGGATGGCGCGTTCTGTTCCTGATCGGCGCGTTGCCGTTCTTCATCCTGTTCTTCGTCGCGCGCAAGACGCCCGAATCGCCCATCTGGCTCGAGCGCAAACGCGCGAGGGCGCAGGCAACGACCGCTCCCGTCGATGCGAAGCTGAACGTCCGCGGTCTGCTCACTGCGTTCATGTTCATCTTCTTTCTGCAATACCTGTACTGGGGCGTGTTCACCTGGACGCCGACGTTCCTCGTCACGGTGAAGCACCTCGATTTCGTGCATAGCCTCAAGTTCGTGCTCGCGCTGCAGTTCGGCGCAATCGCCGGCTTTTTGATGTTTTCCGCTTTCGTCGATCGCCTCGGCCGCCGGCCGATGTTCATGGCGTATCTGCTGGTCGGCGCGGCGGCGGTGTTCGGCTACATCCTGTCGTCGAATGCGCTCGTGCTGATGGTCGCCATCTTCTTCACGGGCTTCAGCGTCAACGGCATCTTCGCAGGGGCGGGACCGTTTCTCGCGGAAATCATCGGCAATACGGCATCGCGCGGCTTCCTCATGGGCCTCGCGTACAACGGCGGGCGGCTCGGCGGATTCATCGCGCCGCTCGTCATCGGCACACTTGCAACGACTGCGGGCGGCTTCGTGCTCGGCTTGTCGACGACCATCGTCGCGTTCATCGCCGCCGCGATCGTCGTGTTCTTCGCGCCGGAGACGCGCGGCAAGACGCTCGCATGA
- a CDS encoding amidohydrolase yields the protein MQIVHAPHLPVREEWLARRQEPILEPDLPIVDAHHHLWDRQSGRYLTDEFARDVGSGHRIVSSVYVQCRSMLREHGPAAMKPVGEAEFANGIAAMFASGAYGPTRACDAIVGGADLALGDAVAPVLEAMLQVTGGRLRGIRNPLAWHASADVVSSPVTPPRDLMANADFRRGVKTLARYGLSLDAWVYHTQLAELYELASAAPDVTVVIDHFGGPLGVGPHANNREQVIAEWRHGLARLASLPNTRMKLGGAGMTVFGFGFVFGFTSRETPPSSEELAVAWRPYFETCIELFGVKRCMFESNFPVDKGMFSYGVLWNAFKRLAQSLSADEKAALFSGTAAATYRLRLPGDES from the coding sequence GTGCAGATCGTCCATGCGCCTCATTTGCCCGTCCGCGAAGAATGGCTCGCGCGCCGTCAGGAGCCGATTCTGGAGCCGGATCTTCCCATCGTCGATGCGCATCATCATCTGTGGGACCGGCAGAGCGGGCGCTATCTGACGGACGAGTTCGCGCGCGATGTCGGCAGCGGGCATCGCATCGTGTCGAGCGTGTATGTGCAATGCCGTTCGATGCTGCGCGAGCACGGTCCCGCGGCGATGAAGCCGGTCGGCGAAGCGGAGTTCGCCAACGGCATCGCCGCGATGTTCGCAAGCGGGGCGTATGGACCGACGAGAGCCTGCGATGCGATCGTCGGCGGCGCGGATCTCGCGCTCGGCGATGCGGTCGCGCCCGTGCTCGAAGCGATGCTTCAGGTCACGGGCGGCCGTTTGCGCGGCATCCGCAATCCGCTCGCATGGCATGCGAGCGCGGACGTGGTTTCGAGCCCGGTGACGCCGCCGCGCGATCTCATGGCGAACGCCGACTTCCGGCGCGGCGTGAAGACGCTGGCGCGCTACGGGCTGTCGCTGGACGCGTGGGTCTATCACACGCAACTCGCGGAGTTGTACGAACTCGCGAGCGCCGCGCCGGATGTGACCGTGGTCATCGATCACTTCGGCGGCCCGCTCGGCGTCGGACCGCACGCGAACAACCGCGAGCAGGTCATCGCCGAATGGCGGCACGGGCTCGCGCGCCTGGCGAGCCTGCCCAACACGCGCATGAAGCTCGGCGGCGCGGGCATGACCGTGTTCGGCTTCGGCTTCGTGTTCGGCTTCACCTCGCGCGAAACGCCGCCTTCGTCGGAGGAACTCGCCGTTGCGTGGCGTCCTTACTTCGAGACCTGCATCGAACTGTTCGGCGTGAAGCGTTGCATGTTCGAGAGCAACTTCCCCGTCGACAAAGGAATGTTCAGCTACGGCGTGCTGTGGAACGCCTTCAAGCGGCTGGCGCAGTCATTGTCAGCGGATGAAAAAGCCGCGCTATTCAGCGGCACCGCCGCCGCGACGTATCGCTTGCGGCTACCAGGAGACGAGTCATGA
- a CDS encoding MFS transporter, producing the protein MSNASTTTLERQTMRKVIWRLLPFLMICYLMAFIDRGNVGMASLQMNHDIGMSAKVFGFGASLFFVSYFICEVPSNLALEKYGARVWIARIMITWGLVSAATALVHNATTFYILRFLLGAAEAGFAPGVLLYLSYWVPKAYRARVVATFMVSIPAASFIGSPISALLLQMDGIAGLRGWHWLFILEGVPTVLLGIACLFMLTDKPAKATWLNEDERAWLLGALAAENAQPKKVAPMPLTKLFRNRYVLCLALVDTCASAAGSTLSVWQPQLLKSYGLTVLQTGLLNAVPYALASVLMIFWGRHSDRTKEHRWHTVVPMLLIGGGLFATSLSSSLLPTICMLCCVLVGAYAFKGPFWALASDMLSNSTIAAGLATVNAIANLLGGGLMVNVYGWVKAATGSYSLALMPLGILTLVSVATLLLLTRKGQSERVVGETEAA; encoded by the coding sequence ATGTCAAATGCAAGCACCACGACACTCGAGCGGCAGACGATGCGAAAGGTCATCTGGCGGCTGCTGCCGTTCCTGATGATCTGTTACCTGATGGCGTTCATCGATCGGGGCAACGTCGGCATGGCGTCGCTTCAGATGAATCACGACATCGGCATGTCCGCGAAAGTGTTCGGCTTCGGCGCGAGTCTGTTCTTCGTGTCCTACTTCATCTGCGAAGTGCCGAGCAACCTCGCGCTCGAAAAGTACGGCGCGCGCGTCTGGATCGCGCGGATCATGATTACGTGGGGGCTCGTGTCGGCGGCGACCGCGCTCGTGCACAACGCCACGACCTTCTATATCCTGCGATTCCTGCTCGGCGCGGCCGAAGCCGGCTTTGCGCCGGGCGTGCTGCTCTATCTGTCTTACTGGGTGCCGAAGGCGTATCGCGCGCGCGTCGTCGCGACCTTCATGGTGTCGATCCCGGCGGCGAGCTTCATCGGGTCGCCCATTTCGGCGCTCTTGCTGCAGATGGACGGCATTGCGGGTCTGCGCGGCTGGCACTGGCTCTTCATCCTCGAAGGCGTGCCGACGGTTCTGCTCGGCATCGCGTGCCTCTTCATGCTGACGGACAAGCCCGCCAAGGCGACGTGGCTGAACGAAGACGAGCGCGCGTGGCTGCTCGGCGCGCTCGCCGCGGAGAACGCACAGCCTAAGAAGGTCGCGCCGATGCCGCTGACCAAGCTCTTTCGCAACCGCTACGTGCTGTGTCTCGCGCTCGTCGATACCTGCGCGTCCGCTGCGGGGAGCACGTTGTCGGTGTGGCAGCCGCAGTTGTTGAAGTCGTATGGATTGACCGTGCTGCAGACGGGCTTGCTGAACGCGGTGCCGTACGCGCTGGCGTCGGTTCTGATGATCTTCTGGGGCCGTCATTCCGACCGCACGAAGGAGCATCGCTGGCATACCGTCGTGCCGATGCTCTTGATCGGCGGCGGTCTCTTCGCCACGTCGCTCAGCAGCTCGCTGCTGCCCACCATATGCATGCTGTGCTGCGTGCTCGTCGGCGCGTATGCGTTCAAGGGACCGTTCTGGGCGCTCGCATCGGACATGCTGTCGAACAGCACGATCGCGGCGGGGTTGGCCACCGTCAATGCCATCGCCAACTTGCTGGGTGGCGGCCTGATGGTCAACGTCTACGGCTGGGTCAAGGCGGCGACGGGCAGCTACTCGCTCGCGCTCATGCCGCTCGGCATCCTGACGCTGGTCAGTGTCGCCACGCTGCTCCTTCTGACGCGCAAGGGTCAATCCGAGCGCGTGGTCGGCGAGACGGAGGCGGCATGA